The window GAAGTCAAATGACAAACAGAAGTATGAAAAAGAGTAATCAAAGACCCTCTAAGTGACTTGATGCCCTTAATCACTCAAGTCAATCTTCATTggtaacaaataaaaataacaaaataaatgaaaaataaaatccaaatctATAATAATTTACAAAGGTAGTGACAAATAAAATTTGTGATAAGGTGAAAAAGATGTCCCTAACCTTTAAAACTATGAGTAATTTTATCtataacgtttaaaatagtgtaattttacctttaatattGACAGATCAATTCAATTGCATCCCTAATGTtgacaaattgggtcaatttgagaaataatcaatcaaattatttTTTCGATCATGATTCTTGTTATCtgcacttcacatgtgcgtcattttttCACTCATTAATAACGGATCACCAATATACAATTAGAcgtagaaaataaaaaatacattttttcttttatacgagttggaaaaaaataaaaactaatctcaaattctattattaaatcacaaaaataatcattttttagaaccaacttgCATAATAAGGAGcaaattatctatattttataataatgttttgaaattgaGCCAACTTACtaatgttagaagtaaaattacttttgatTGTCAATATATTAaatgtaaaattgcatcattttaaacattagtagtaaaattactcctcattataaatattaatagttTTTTTACATGGTATAAAATCTTAACTGTAGTAACTCACCTGTATAATATATCaattgttttataattttttgttcaCTATCCATGGTTAAAAGCTCATAATTTGCAGttaatatttacacattttattgattttaagtaaaatagtTCTCATGAGACCcttaatgttttatttatgtGCATGCCtttgataatttttattatataatatattaaatgtataattttttatttcaaattattcATTTCATATGGTTTGAATACaccaaaaagtaaaaaaataaaaagcctTACAATACTACCTTGATTTAATAGGTAAAGAAAAAATGTAATCAAACTATAGGTTATAGTGTAAACACCGATATTTTAAAAAGGTGAGGTCCAAGTAATACTTTAaggaaaaaaacacaaaaagaaaagaaattgatctttctgtctctctctttttttacaaacagagagagaagaagaagcagcAGCAGCTGTaagcagaaaaaaaaaagcagtaattaattgaagaaagagagagagtgaGTGAGGAgaaagggggagaaagaaagaagagagaaaagtAGGTTTATCTTAAATGAGAGCGAGTGTGTAGCAGAGTGGGGGTGGTGGTGCAGTTACCATGGCGGCGTTGCAGAGGTCTAATTCCGTGTCATTATTGCTTTTAAACCAACTATGAAAGCTGCTTCTCTCTACCAACTCAACTCTACTCAACGAAACGAAACCCTTCTTCCatagtttcttttcttttctctctaccctaatctaattttgtttttctttttattgaatACCTCAAAAGCTGCAACAAAGAACCCCCAAACAGCAAGATCAATTAATCTGACAGTCAGATTTCAGATTTTCAGATTTCAGATTTCAGAATCAGAAGGAGAAGATCTGTTTTATCTCAATCTCCTACACTTAAAAACAGCCACCAATTTTTCAACTGCCAAAAAGCAAGTCAGAAATCAATAAACTGATACTGATCTTGCGAATTTCCATAGGCATTAGCTGGTAATAAGTATGTATGCTATGGATTTTGGGCCTAAGTTGGGGTCGTTTTCAGCTGCAGTGTGCAAAAAATGGCTGGGTGGTTCTATCTAAGTGGAAGAGAAACAGCAGCATCAAGTaaacaagaagaagagaaagatcAAGAGACgagtaacttttttttatacaatAACAGATCAAACGAGGAGATCTACAACACCACGAACACCACCACCAACAAAGGATTCGAAATATGGCCACAATATTATCAACAGCAGCAACAGCAACAACATCAAAACATGAACAATTACTCGTCGTTTGGAGTGGGTCCTAGTCGGAGAAGTTTCTCTGATGAGTCGTCGAGATCGGGGTTTATGGTGATGAGGCAAGGCACACAAAGCGGAGGGACGAATTGTCAGGATTGTGGGAATCAAGCTAAAAAGGATTGTGAATATATGAGATGTAGAACTTGTTGTAAGAGCCGAGGGTTTCAGTGTCAAACGCACGTTAAGAGCACTTGGGTCCCTGCTGCTAAAAGGCGAGAGAGGCAGCAACAGCTAGCTACTACTTCTTCTTCTCatcaacaaaatcaaaatcaaaatcaagagCAACAACCTCAACAACTTCAATTTCGAGGAGAGAATTCTAAAAGGCTGAGAGAGAATCAAGGTGTTTGCACTCGTTTAGCCACTGCTGCTGCTACTACGTCaggtaaaataaaaatctataAAGGAATTTTTGAATAATTAAGTGGAACTGTTGGAAGTGTGCATATAAATGATGAGATCTTGAAgaatttttgtgtgactttcagTTCTTAAAGACAGTATCGTTTGCGTGTTTTAGCATCAAATCCACTTCTCCTTTTATTCTTTCCTTTCTTTCACTGTTTAGAAGTAAAAATGACGATACAAGTTGCAACAATcattccttcttttctttttttgccTCTTCTCTATAATACTCATTCTCTTCAATTTTTGAGCTAAATTAGGGTTGGAAGTGAGTCATTTTCCGCCGGAAGTGAATTCGCCAGCAGTTTTTCGCTGCGTTCGAGTAAGTTCAATCGACGACGCAGATGAGCAATACGCCTATCAAACGGCTGTGAATATCGGAGGACATGTTTTCAAAGGAATTCTCTATGATCAGGGGTTGGATCCTCGCTATACTAGGGGAGGAGAGAGCTCTTCCGGCGGAGCACAGCAGTTAAATCTAATAACAGCCGCCACAACAACCACGAACACTAGTAACTCAGCCGCGGCGGCTTTGCTTGATCCGTCGTCTCTATATCCGGCGCCGCTCAATGCTTTCATTGCCGGTACGCAATTTTTCCCACCCCCAAGGTCCTAGCTAGCTGTAGTCTCAGATTAGACCTTTAAGCTGCTCTTCTAAAgtgtattttataattattcttAACAAAATCTCCATTTGTCAGAACATTTAGTCTACAAATTGTTGTTTTAACATGCACCCTACCTAAATCAGTAGAAGAATTTAGAATCTGGATACTATTATTCTGTGGGTGTTGGTTTTTCAGATTTTCATGGATTATAAGTATATTAttgtatttttcatttttcttccccattcttttttttcttcccatTTCGTTTTGAGTGTAGAGCATATGGATGCGTGCTGtgtgcttctttttttttttctgttttttaggataattaattttcttttttgaatgaaattatcatgagaataattatattatattattgattTGTGCATTGGTAAGTGTCGTTGAACTTGAAGCCGCTTTTTCCagtttctcagtttctttgccGGCTTAAAAGGGGAAGAAATAGGTTTTTGTGTTTTGATTGAGGAAAGAATTTCAGACTcttttatgtataaattataaaacagAAGGCCTGAAGAATATTTTTCAAAAGGAATAAGACAGACATTGCTTTGACAAATGGTAAGGGTGGTAATTATCGGGGTAGTTTTTTTTcttcgtgttcgtgtcgtgtcaattTTGAGCTTTGTCAAATGAGTCAGTCCTAACCGGACCTGAAATATTCTGTGTCATAACCGTGTAAATgaagggtctgtttggtttaTGTGTTGTTTAGTTTTGGAAGCTTTTgtaaaaaactattttgagttgtgaaaggcaaacatgagTAGAAAATAGAATAACCAAACCCTCTCTAAGTCGGGTTAGTTGTGTTTGCCtataataattacaattttattaccTTCATTTATTAAGATGACATATGGAATAGaagaataattttaaatatgtgTCATTTATTAATCCACTCAAAAATTTGTGTCAATTTCATGTCAACTCAAAATAACTCGTCACCTACTAAGTTAAACTCGAACACTATAATTATATGTAGATTTCGTGTTGTGTATTTTGCTACCTACTAAATGGTATTGAGTTTGGGGTTAAAAtctagaaaaagaaaagaaaaggaattGAATTTCACCCTTTATTAGTATCACATAATTAGCTAGGAAAATAGACGTGCATGGATGTGACCTAATGGAGGAATGGGAAAGTGTAATTAGCTGGGGATTTTGAATGCTGCTGCATGTGATATGTGATGAATATATATCATATAGGGTAAGCTACGCATGattaaataggattattgcTTGCTTCTATGTAGATTTCTAGATTTAGCTACCTTAGAATAAAAACAGAAAggtccttaatatatataattattttcctactttttttaataataataccTGACCCCTTACATGTGCTATCAGATTTCCATAGGACTAACTATCACTCTTAATTGGCCTTGAGTTTCAACTAGATAACTCTCATCCTGAGGTTTTGTTTGGTTCCAATATTACAGAAATTACTTTTAGCATGGTGAGATTTAGAGAAAAATTTTACCATGGGCCGGGACCAACACTGGTCCCCACCACTCGCATGATGCCAAGTCAACTCAGACTCAACTGCTGATGTGCATTATATGAGTGGATGGATTAGTACTGGTTTCGACCCACAGTAGAATTTCTACTATTATCTTTTTAGAGTAACcgttaaaaaaaaatgtgtgcAGATTATGGTAAAATTTCTTGATGGATACATGTATCAACCATTCAATGAGAAGTTCAAAATGTGGAGGTGTATTTCTAAAATTACATAGTTTCTCTCTTTCTAAggaaaaaatttagaataaaaGGGTTGTTGATAGGTTCATTAtggtataataataaaaatataactgTCTATAGCTATAAAAGAGCATGTATTCTAGGAGTAATCTAAAATTTCTCCTCTCTAAGCtaagtttgttttaaatttttgatctattttttcctttttttttttttgttgaaataaAGTATTAGTACTCAATCCAAATATAAGAAAGTTTCAAGGACGTAATTAACAATCTGTATTTGCTTTAAGATTGAAGCTTTAGAATTATTGCTGATTTTAACATTTTGCTATATCAGATTCTAGCTTAGCTGCAGCTACTGAGGTTGATTTTTTCGGAAGAGCTCTTGGGTTTTGTTCTCATTAAACATATATGCATGCATAAGTATCATGAAGTTAATTTATCTACGAGATATAAGGGTCAAGAGTAGTCTTTATATGATTTCTCTACTGGTGTGAAAGCAAATGTTTCTTGATTTTGATGTGTGTAAAATTTGTTATATCATATGCTACAATTTCACTAATAAATGGAGTTCACACAATTTGACCCCGATATAAGAGGCTATAATACCATTAAACTTCAAAATTTTTTAGAATACTTCAAGTAATACAGGTTACGAAATTATTAGTgccacatgtatatatattactttttacaatttacactaatattttttaatgaagTGCTAtgcaaaattatttttattggtTGGATATATTATTTTCGTAGTACACTAAAAGAAGAATTCATCAAACCCTTAAAAAACAAGACATTATTCAATACAAAAAAACTTAAGAGCATTTTCAATGGTCTCTTAGTTTGGTTTTTATGTTAAAATGTAAGGATAGTTGTTCCTTAAAAGTAAGTGCTTCACCAATGAACACCTCCAACGTTTATAGTCTAGTTagctctaacgtctaaaataatgGAATTTTGTCGCTAATGTTGGCAGCTAAGGGTAATTTTAGCTCTAATGTTggtaaattggatcaatttgagtaataattcattaaattgtc of the Euphorbia lathyris chromosome 7, ddEupLath1.1, whole genome shotgun sequence genome contains:
- the LOC136234849 gene encoding protein SHI RELATED SEQUENCE 5-like, giving the protein MAGWFYLSGRETAASSKQEEEKDQETSNFFLYNNRSNEEIYNTTNTTTNKGFEIWPQYYQQQQQQQHQNMNNYSSFGVGPSRRSFSDESSRSGFMVMRQGTQSGGTNCQDCGNQAKKDCEYMRCRTCCKSRGFQCQTHVKSTWVPAAKRRERQQQLATTSSSHQQNQNQNQEQQPQQLQFRGENSKRLRENQGVCTRLATAAATTSGLEVSHFPPEVNSPAVFRCVRVSSIDDADEQYAYQTAVNIGGHVFKGILYDQGLDPRYTRGGESSSGGAQQLNLITAATTTTNTSNSAAAALLDPSSLYPAPLNAFIADSSLAAATEVDFFGRALGFCSH